One Streptomyces sp. SAI-135 DNA segment encodes these proteins:
- a CDS encoding HAMP domain-containing protein: MESGAATRGTRTRAKDGQSPSGQRKPRGGTTAVDTAALDRLLTALVSMRDGNFRKRLTVSGDGPMSEIAAVFNEVADRNLHLTGELSRVRRMVGREGKLTERLETGACEGSWAAAIDASNALVDDLVRPVSEVGRVLSAVAEGDLSPRMELRTQAPDGTGHPLRGEFLKVGRTVNNLVDQLSTFTDEVTRVASEVGTEGKLGGQARVRGMSGSWKDLTESVNTMAYRLTAQVRDIALVTTAVAKGDLSRKVTVHVAGEMLELKNTVNTMVDQLSSFSSEVTRVAREVGVEGELGGQAQVPGVAGVWKDLTDSVNLMAGNLTAQVRGIAQVTTAVASGDLSQKVTVSARGEVAQLADTINQMTETLRIFADEVTRVANEVGAEGQLGGQANVPGAAGTWKDLTDSVNTVFRNLTTQVRDIAAVTTAVANGDLSQKVTVDVAGEMLELKNTVNGMVDQLSAFGAEVTRVAREIGVEGELGGQAQVPGAAGTWKDLTDSVNTAFRNLTGQVRNIAQVTTAVANGDLSQKVTVDVSGEMLQLKNTVNTMVDQLSAFADQVTRMARDVGTEGRLGGQAVVPGVSGTWKELTDSVNFMGGNLTSQVRQIAQVTTAVARGDLSQKIDVDARGEILELKNTINTMVDQLSAFADQVTRVAREVGTEGRLGGQAQVPGVAGVWRDLTDSVNGMAGNLTAQVRNIAQVATAVARGDLSQKIDVDARGEILELKNTLNTMVDQLSSFADQVTRVAREVGTEGILGGQAEVQGVSGTWKDLTQSVNFMANNLTIQVRNIAEVTTAVAKGDLSKKITVDAKGEILELVTTVNTMVDQLSSFAEQVTRVAREVGTEGQLGGQARVPGVTGIWKDLSDNVNLMANNLTMQVRNISQVANAVANGDLTRTVTIEARGEVAQLADTFNTMVKTLSSFADQVTKVAREVGTDGILGGQARVPGVAGTWKDLTESVNQMASNLTGQVRNIAMVTTAIAKGDLTKKIDIDARGEILELKTTINTMVDQLSSFAEEVTRVAREVGTEGQLGGQARVRDVDGTWRDLTESVNEMAGNLTRQVRAIARVATAVTRGDLNLKIDVDASGEIQELQDYINKMIANLRDTTIANKEQDWLKGNLARISALMQGRRDLEDVASLIMSELTPVVTAQHGAFFVAMPLLDGKDMSAEAEDQYELRMLGSYGYSMGSMPTSFRPGEALIGTAAEEKRTILVDNAPSGYLKISSGLGEAPPAQVIVLPVLFEGKVLGVIELASFTPFTQIQKDFLNQIAEMIATSVNTISVNTKTEVLLKQSQELTEQLRERSAELENRQKALQASNAELEEKAELLAQQNRDIEVKNTEIEEARQVLEERAEQLAVSMRYKSEFLANMSHELRTPLNSLLILAKLLADNADSNLTPKQVEFAETIHGAGSDLLQLINDILDLSKVEAGKMDVSPTRIALVQLVDYVEATFRPLTAEKGLDLSVRVSPELPATLHTDEQRLLQVLRNLLSNAVKFTDSGAVELVIRPAGRDVPVAIREQLLEAGSLRDPDADLIAFSVTDTGIGIAASKMRVIFEAFKQADGTTSRKYGGTGLGLSISREIAQLLGGEIHAQSEPGRGSTFTLYLPLHPSELPPQGYQQSMPALEAGDLVASTSENGMSGVEVETPAEVKSYQETQNGPAALFRRRRRTAPALEQRIGQPDQWSAVEHQSAPQPRRGIRFGGEKVLIVDDDIRNVFALTSVLEQHGLSVLYAENGREGIEVLEQHEDVAVVLMDIMMPEMDGYATTNAIRRMPQFAGLPIIALTAKAMKGDREKAIESGASDYVTKPVDPDHLLSVMQQWMRGE, encoded by the coding sequence GTGGAGTCTGGCGCAGCGACGCGGGGCACTAGGACGCGCGCGAAGGACGGACAGTCCCCGAGCGGCCAGCGCAAACCGCGGGGCGGCACCACCGCGGTGGACACGGCCGCCCTGGACCGGCTGCTCACGGCGCTGGTCTCGATGCGTGACGGGAACTTCCGCAAGCGGCTCACGGTGTCCGGCGACGGCCCGATGTCGGAGATCGCGGCGGTTTTCAACGAGGTGGCCGACCGCAATCTGCATCTGACGGGTGAGCTGTCCCGGGTACGGCGGATGGTGGGCCGTGAGGGCAAGCTCACCGAACGGCTGGAAACAGGTGCCTGTGAGGGCTCCTGGGCCGCCGCCATCGACGCCTCCAACGCGCTCGTGGACGATCTCGTGCGGCCGGTCTCCGAGGTCGGCCGGGTGCTGTCCGCGGTGGCGGAGGGCGACCTGTCGCCCCGGATGGAGCTCAGGACCCAGGCGCCGGACGGGACGGGGCATCCGCTGCGCGGGGAGTTCCTGAAGGTCGGGCGGACTGTAAACAACCTTGTCGATCAGCTGTCGACCTTCACCGACGAGGTCACCCGCGTGGCCAGCGAGGTCGGGACCGAGGGCAAGCTCGGCGGGCAGGCACGCGTGCGTGGCATGTCGGGTTCCTGGAAGGACCTGACCGAGTCCGTCAACACGATGGCCTACCGGCTGACGGCTCAGGTGCGGGACATCGCGCTGGTCACGACCGCGGTGGCCAAGGGCGACCTGTCCCGCAAGGTCACGGTGCACGTGGCCGGCGAGATGCTGGAGCTGAAGAACACCGTCAACACGATGGTGGACCAGCTCTCCTCCTTCTCCTCCGAGGTGACCCGCGTCGCGCGCGAGGTGGGTGTCGAGGGTGAGCTCGGCGGCCAGGCGCAGGTGCCGGGTGTGGCCGGCGTGTGGAAGGACCTCACCGATTCGGTGAACCTGATGGCCGGCAACCTCACGGCCCAGGTGCGCGGGATCGCCCAGGTGACGACGGCGGTCGCCAGCGGTGACCTGTCGCAGAAGGTGACGGTCTCCGCGCGCGGCGAGGTCGCGCAGCTCGCCGACACGATCAACCAGATGACCGAGACGCTGCGGATCTTCGCGGACGAGGTCACGCGCGTCGCCAACGAGGTCGGTGCCGAGGGACAGCTCGGCGGGCAGGCGAACGTGCCGGGCGCGGCGGGCACGTGGAAGGACCTCACCGATTCGGTGAACACGGTCTTCCGCAACCTCACCACGCAGGTGCGCGACATCGCCGCCGTGACCACGGCTGTGGCCAACGGTGATCTGTCGCAGAAGGTCACCGTGGACGTGGCCGGCGAGATGCTGGAACTGAAGAACACCGTCAACGGGATGGTGGACCAGCTGTCGGCGTTCGGTGCCGAGGTCACGCGTGTGGCTCGTGAGATCGGTGTCGAGGGTGAGCTGGGCGGTCAGGCCCAGGTGCCCGGGGCGGCCGGTACCTGGAAGGACCTGACCGACTCCGTCAACACGGCGTTCAGGAACCTCACCGGGCAGGTGCGGAACATCGCGCAGGTGACGACGGCGGTGGCCAACGGTGACCTGTCGCAGAAGGTCACCGTGGACGTCTCCGGTGAGATGCTCCAGCTGAAGAACACCGTGAACACGATGGTGGACCAGCTGTCGGCGTTCGCCGACCAGGTGACGCGGATGGCCCGGGACGTGGGCACCGAGGGCCGGCTGGGCGGTCAGGCCGTCGTGCCGGGGGTCTCCGGTACCTGGAAGGAGCTCACGGACTCCGTCAACTTCATGGGTGGCAACCTCACCTCGCAGGTGCGGCAGATCGCCCAGGTGACGACGGCGGTGGCCCGGGGTGACCTCTCCCAGAAGATCGACGTGGACGCCCGGGGCGAGATCCTGGAGCTGAAGAACACCATCAACACGATGGTCGACCAGCTCTCCGCCTTCGCCGACCAGGTGACCCGGGTCGCCCGCGAGGTGGGCACCGAGGGCCGTCTCGGGGGACAGGCGCAGGTGCCCGGGGTCGCCGGTGTGTGGCGTGACCTGACCGACTCCGTGAACGGAATGGCAGGAAACCTTACTGCCCAGGTGCGGAACATCGCCCAGGTGGCGACCGCCGTGGCCCGGGGTGACCTCTCCCAGAAGATCGACGTGGACGCCCGGGGCGAGATCCTGGAGCTGAAGAACACCCTCAACACGATGGTGGACCAGCTCTCCAGCTTCGCCGACCAGGTGACGCGGGTGGCCCGTGAGGTGGGCACCGAGGGCATCCTCGGCGGACAGGCCGAGGTGCAGGGTGTCTCCGGCACCTGGAAGGACCTCACGCAGTCCGTGAACTTCATGGCGAACAACCTGACCATTCAGGTGCGCAACATCGCCGAGGTCACCACCGCGGTCGCCAAGGGTGACCTGTCGAAGAAGATCACCGTCGACGCGAAGGGCGAGATCCTCGAGCTCGTCACCACCGTCAACACGATGGTCGACCAGCTGTCCTCCTTCGCCGAGCAGGTGACCCGAGTGGCCCGTGAGGTGGGCACCGAGGGGCAGCTGGGCGGTCAGGCGCGGGTTCCGGGTGTCACGGGCATCTGGAAGGACCTCAGCGACAACGTGAACCTGATGGCCAACAACCTGACCATGCAGGTGCGCAACATCTCCCAGGTCGCCAACGCGGTCGCCAACGGTGACCTCACGCGGACGGTGACGATCGAGGCGCGCGGCGAGGTCGCGCAGCTTGCCGACACCTTCAACACCATGGTGAAGACGCTGAGCTCGTTCGCCGACCAGGTCACCAAGGTGGCCCGTGAGGTGGGCACGGACGGCATCCTGGGCGGCCAGGCGCGGGTGCCGGGCGTGGCCGGCACCTGGAAGGACCTCACCGAGTCCGTGAACCAGATGGCGTCCAACCTGACCGGTCAGGTGCGGAACATCGCCATGGTGACCACGGCCATCGCCAAGGGTGACCTGACCAAGAAGATCGACATCGACGCGCGCGGCGAGATCCTGGAGCTGAAGACGACCATCAACACGATGGTCGACCAGCTGTCCTCCTTCGCCGAGGAGGTCACCCGGGTCGCCCGCGAGGTGGGCACCGAAGGACAGCTCGGCGGCCAGGCACGCGTGCGGGACGTCGACGGCACCTGGCGCGACCTGACCGAGTCCGTGAACGAAATGGCAGGAAACCTTACTCGCCAGGTGCGAGCCATCGCGCGCGTGGCGACCGCGGTGACCAGGGGCGACCTGAACCTCAAGATCGACGTGGACGCGTCCGGCGAGATCCAGGAGCTCCAGGACTACATCAACAAGATGATCGCCAACCTGCGCGACACCACGATCGCCAACAAGGAGCAGGACTGGCTCAAGGGCAACCTGGCCCGTATCTCGGCGCTCATGCAGGGCCGCCGGGACCTGGAGGACGTGGCCTCGCTGATCATGAGCGAGCTGACGCCGGTGGTGACCGCGCAGCACGGCGCGTTCTTCGTCGCGATGCCGCTCCTGGACGGCAAGGACATGAGCGCCGAGGCCGAGGACCAGTACGAGCTGCGGATGCTGGGGTCGTACGGCTACTCGATGGGCTCCATGCCGACGTCGTTCCGGCCGGGGGAGGCGCTCATCGGGACGGCCGCCGAGGAGAAGCGCACGATCCTGGTGGACAACGCGCCCAGCGGCTATCTGAAGATCTCCTCCGGTCTCGGAGAGGCGCCGCCCGCGCAGGTGATCGTCCTTCCGGTGCTGTTCGAGGGCAAGGTGCTCGGTGTCATCGAGCTCGCGTCCTTCACCCCCTTCACGCAGATCCAGAAGGACTTCCTCAACCAGATCGCCGAGATGATCGCGACCAGCGTCAACACCATCTCCGTCAACACCAAGACGGAGGTGCTGCTGAAGCAGTCGCAGGAGCTCACCGAGCAACTTCGGGAGCGGTCGGCCGAGTTGGAGAACCGGCAGAAGGCCCTCCAGGCGTCCAACGCCGAGCTGGAGGAGAAGGCCGAGCTGCTGGCCCAGCAGAACCGCGACATCGAGGTCAAGAACACCGAGATCGAGGAGGCGCGGCAGGTCCTGGAGGAGCGCGCCGAGCAGCTCGCCGTGTCGATGCGCTACAAGAGCGAGTTCCTGGCCAACATGTCGCACGAGCTGCGGACACCGCTGAACTCGCTGCTGATCCTCGCCAAGCTGCTCGCCGACAACGCGGACTCCAACCTCACCCCCAAGCAGGTCGAGTTCGCCGAGACCATCCATGGCGCGGGCTCCGACCTGCTCCAGCTCATCAACGACATCCTCGACCTGTCGAAGGTCGAGGCGGGCAAGATGGACGTCTCCCCGACGCGCATCGCGCTGGTGCAGCTCGTGGACTACGTGGAGGCCACCTTCCGGCCGCTGACCGCGGAGAAGGGCCTCGACCTGTCCGTGCGGGTCTCGCCCGAGCTGCCCGCCACCTTGCACACCGACGAGCAGCGGTTGCTCCAGGTGCTGCGCAACCTGCTGTCCAACGCGGTGAAGTTCACCGACTCCGGGGCCGTGGAGCTGGTCATCAGGCCCGCGGGCCGGGATGTGCCGGTGGCGATCCGGGAGCAGCTGCTGGAGGCGGGTTCGCTGCGCGACCCGGACGCCGACCTGATCGCGTTCTCGGTGACCGACACCGGCATCGGTATCGCGGCCAGCAAGATGCGGGTGATCTTCGAGGCGTTCAAGCAGGCCGACGGGACGACCAGCCGCAAGTACGGCGGCACCGGTCTCGGGCTGTCGATCTCGCGGGAGATCGCGCAGCTGCTCGGCGGTGAGATCCACGCGCAGAGCGAGCCGGGGCGTGGATCGACGTTCACGCTGTATTTGCCGCTGCACCCCAGCGAACTGCCGCCGCAGGGCTACCAGCAGTCCATGCCCGCCCTGGAGGCCGGTGACCTGGTGGCGTCCACGTCGGAGAACGGGATGTCCGGCGTCGAGGTCGAGACGCCGGCCGAGGTGAAGTCGTACCAGGAGACGCAGAACGGTCCCGCGGCCCTCTTCCGGCGCCGGCGCAGGACCGCACCGGCCCTCGAACAGCGGATCGGACAGCCGGACCAGTGGTCGGCGGTGGAGCACCAGTCCGCGCCGCAGCCGCGCCGGGGCATCCGCTTCGGCGGGGAGAAGGTGCTGATCGTCGACGACGACATCCGCAACGTCTTCGCGCTCACGAGCGTCCTCGAACAGCACGGACTGTCGGTGCTCTACGCGGAGAACGGCCGTGAGGGCATCGAGGTGCTGGAACAGCACGAGGACGTGGCGGTCGTCCTGATGGACATCATGATGCCCGAGATGGACGGGTACGCGACGACCAACGCGATCCGCAGGATGCCGCAGTTCGCCGGGCTCCCGATCATCGCGCTGACCGCCAAGGCGATGAAGGGCGACCGGGAGAAGGCGATCGAGTCGGGCGCCTCCGACTACGTGACCAAGCCGGTCGATCCCGATCATCTGCTCTCGGTCATGCAGCAGTGGATGCGGGGGGAGTGA
- a CDS encoding response regulator produces MVQKAKILLVDDRPENLLALEAILSALDQTLVRASSGEEALKALLTDDFAVILLDVQMPGMDGFETAAHIKRRERTRDIPIIFLTAINHGPHHTFRGYAAGAVDYISKPFDPWVLRAKVSVFVELYMKNCQLREQAALLRLQLEGGGKAAVGDAKEPAGLLAELSARLAAVEEQAEALSKQLDDESADAAAVATAAHLERKLTGLRRALDALEPGTGSAPSVSSQN; encoded by the coding sequence ATGGTGCAGAAGGCCAAGATCCTCCTGGTCGATGACCGGCCGGAGAATCTGCTGGCGCTGGAGGCCATCCTCTCCGCGCTCGATCAGACACTGGTGCGGGCATCGTCCGGGGAGGAAGCGCTCAAGGCGCTGCTCACGGACGACTTCGCGGTGATTCTGCTGGACGTCCAGATGCCTGGCATGGACGGTTTCGAGACCGCGGCGCACATCAAACGGCGGGAGCGGACCCGGGACATCCCGATCATCTTCCTCACCGCCATCAACCACGGTCCGCACCACACCTTCCGGGGGTATGCGGCGGGCGCGGTGGACTACATCTCCAAGCCCTTCGACCCGTGGGTGCTGCGCGCGAAGGTCTCGGTGTTCGTCGAGCTCTACATGAAGAACTGCCAGCTGCGCGAGCAGGCGGCGCTGCTGCGGCTCCAGTTGGAGGGCGGCGGCAAGGCGGCGGTCGGGGACGCGAAGGAGCCGGCGGGTCTGCTCGCCGAGCTGTCGGCGCGCCTCGCGGCGGTCGAGGAGCAGGCGGAGGCGCTGTCCAAGCAGCTGGACGACGAGTCCGCGGACGCGGCCGCGGTGGCCACCGCGGCCCATCTCGAACGCAAACTCACGGGGTTGCGGCGGGCGCTGGACGCGCTGGAGCCGGGCACCGGGAGCGCGCCTTCGGTGTCCTCGCAGAACTGA
- a CDS encoding DNA translocase FtsK, which yields MASRPSAAKKQPAKKAAAPAKGPAKKAAAKRAPAKKAPARKAAAKKAVPPRPAPSPTGGVLRLIRALWLGLAHAVGAVFRGIGQGAKNLDPAHRKDGVALLLLGLGLIVAAGTWSNLRGPVGDLVEIIVTGAFGRLDLLVPILLAVIAVRFIRHPEQPEANGRIVIGLSALVIGVLGQVHIACGSPARSDGMQAIRDAGGLIGWGAATPLTYTMGEVLAVPLLVLLTVFGLLVVTATPVNAIPRRLRELGVRLGILPEPVDEFGEDDERYDEQWREALPARGRRRGPAPAPDAYDPDGAEQEALSQRRGRPRRSAVPQPAPDRRRDAVDIAAAAAADLDGVVMHGLPPSPLVADLTQGVSVGDRVETTPVPTPVPAARPKQEARPKQEARPKQEKLKVEVADLTKPAPEAPSELPARAEQLQLSGDITYALPSLDLLERGGPGKARSAANDAIVASLTTVFTEFKVDAAVTGFTRGPTVTRYEVELGPAVKVERITALAKNIAYAVASPDVRIISPIPGKSAVGIEIPNTDREMVNLGDVLRLAAAAEDEHPMLVALGKDVEGGYVMANLAKMPHVLVAGATGSGKSSCINCLITSIMVRATPEDVRMVLVDPKRVELTAYEGIPHLITPIITNPKRAAEALQWVVREMDLRYDDLAAYGFRHIDDFNEAIRNGKVKLPEGSERELQPYPYLLVIVDELADLMMVAPRDVEDAIVRITQLARAAGIHLVLATQRPSVDVVTGLIKANVPSRLAFATSSLADSRVILDQPGAEKLIGKGDGLFLPMGANKPTRMQGAFVTEDEVAAIVQHCKDQMAPVFRDDVVVGTKQKKEIDEEIGDDLDLLCQAAELVVSTQFGSTSMLQRKLRVGFAKAGRLMDLMESRGIVGPSEGSKARDVLVKADELDGVLAVIRGEA from the coding sequence ATGGCCTCACGTCCCTCCGCAGCCAAGAAGCAGCCCGCCAAGAAGGCTGCCGCTCCCGCGAAGGGTCCGGCGAAGAAGGCCGCTGCCAAGAGAGCACCGGCCAAGAAGGCGCCCGCCAGGAAGGCCGCGGCCAAGAAGGCCGTGCCGCCCAGGCCGGCGCCCAGCCCGACCGGTGGCGTCCTCCGCCTCATCCGCGCCCTCTGGCTCGGCCTCGCGCATGCCGTCGGCGCGGTGTTCCGCGGGATAGGGCAGGGCGCGAAGAACCTCGACCCGGCCCACCGGAAGGACGGCGTGGCACTCCTGCTGCTCGGCCTCGGTCTGATCGTGGCCGCCGGTACCTGGTCGAACCTGCGCGGGCCGGTCGGTGACCTCGTCGAGATCATCGTGACCGGCGCCTTCGGCCGGCTCGACCTGCTCGTGCCGATACTGCTCGCGGTCATCGCCGTACGGTTCATCCGCCACCCCGAGCAGCCCGAGGCCAACGGCCGGATCGTGATCGGTCTGTCCGCGCTCGTCATCGGCGTGCTCGGCCAGGTGCACATCGCCTGCGGCTCGCCCGCCCGCAGCGACGGCATGCAGGCGATAAGGGACGCCGGCGGCCTCATCGGCTGGGGAGCGGCGACGCCGCTGACGTACACCATGGGCGAGGTCCTCGCCGTACCGCTGCTCGTGCTGCTGACGGTCTTCGGACTGCTCGTCGTCACCGCCACCCCGGTCAACGCCATCCCGCGGCGGCTGCGGGAGCTCGGTGTGCGGCTCGGGATCCTCCCCGAACCGGTGGACGAGTTCGGCGAGGACGACGAGCGCTACGACGAGCAGTGGCGCGAGGCGCTGCCCGCGCGCGGACGCAGGCGCGGCCCGGCGCCCGCGCCCGACGCCTACGACCCCGACGGAGCGGAGCAGGAGGCCCTCTCGCAGCGCCGTGGGCGCCCCCGGCGGTCCGCGGTGCCGCAACCCGCGCCGGACCGGCGCAGGGACGCCGTGGACATCGCGGCGGCCGCCGCCGCGGACCTGGACGGCGTCGTCATGCACGGCCTGCCGCCCTCGCCGCTGGTCGCGGACCTCACCCAGGGCGTGAGCGTGGGCGACCGGGTGGAGACGACGCCCGTGCCCACCCCGGTCCCGGCCGCGCGGCCCAAGCAGGAGGCCCGTCCGAAGCAGGAGGCTCGTCCGAAGCAGGAGAAGCTCAAGGTCGAGGTCGCCGACCTCACCAAGCCCGCTCCCGAGGCGCCGAGCGAACTGCCCGCGCGCGCGGAGCAGCTCCAGCTGTCCGGCGACATCACCTACGCGCTGCCCTCCCTGGACCTCCTGGAGCGCGGTGGGCCCGGCAAGGCGCGCAGCGCGGCCAATGACGCCATAGTCGCCTCGCTGACGACCGTCTTCACGGAGTTCAAGGTCGACGCCGCCGTCACCGGCTTCACGCGCGGGCCGACGGTCACGCGTTACGAGGTCGAGCTCGGACCCGCCGTGAAGGTCGAGCGGATCACCGCGCTGGCCAAGAACATCGCGTACGCCGTCGCCAGCCCGGACGTGCGGATCATCAGCCCGATCCCCGGCAAGTCCGCGGTCGGCATCGAGATCCCCAACACCGACCGGGAGATGGTCAACCTCGGTGACGTGCTGCGGCTCGCGGCGGCGGCGGAGGACGAGCACCCCATGCTGGTCGCGCTCGGCAAGGACGTCGAGGGCGGCTATGTGATGGCCAACCTGGCGAAGATGCCGCACGTGCTCGTCGCCGGAGCCACCGGTTCCGGTAAGTCGTCGTGCATTAACTGCTTGATCACTTCCATCATGGTGCGCGCGACCCCCGAGGACGTGCGCATGGTCCTCGTCGACCCCAAGCGCGTGGAACTGACGGCCTATGAGGGCATCCCGCACCTGATCACGCCGATCATCACCAACCCGAAGCGGGCCGCCGAGGCGCTCCAGTGGGTCGTACGGGAGATGGACCTGCGCTACGACGACCTGGCGGCGTACGGATTCCGGCACATCGACGACTTCAACGAGGCCATCAGGAACGGCAAGGTCAAACTGCCCGAGGGCAGTGAGCGCGAGCTCCAGCCGTACCCGTATCTGCTGGTGATCGTCGACGAGCTCGCCGACCTGATGATGGTCGCGCCCAGGGACGTCGAGGACGCGATCGTGCGGATCACGCAGCTCGCGCGCGCGGCCGGCATCCACCTGGTGCTCGCCACCCAGCGGCCGTCGGTGGACGTCGTGACCGGTCTGATCAAGGCGAACGTGCCCTCCCGGCTCGCCTTCGCGACCTCCTCGCTCGCCGACTCCCGGGTCATCCTCGACCAGCCGGGTGCCGAGAAGCTGATCGGCAAGGGCGACGGGCTGTTCCTGCCGATGGGCGCCAACAAGCCCACCCGTATGCAGGGCGCCTTCGTGACCGAGGACGAGGTCGCGGCGATCGTCCAGCACTGCAAGGACCAGATGGCGCCGGTCTTCCGGGACGACGTCGTCGTGGGCACCAAGCAGAAGAAGGAGATCGACGAGGAGATCGGCGACGACCTCGACCTGCTGTGCCAGGCGGCCGAGCTGGTGGTCTCCACGCAGTTCGGGTCGACGTCCATGCTCCAGCGCAAGCTGCGGGTCGGGTTCGCGAAGGCGGGCCGGCTGATGGACCTGATGGAGTCCCGGGGCATCGTCGGACCCAGTGAGGGGTCGAAGGCTCGTGACGTTCTTGTGAAGGCTGACGAGCTGGACGGAGTGCTCGCGGTGATCCGCGGGGAGGCTTAA
- a CDS encoding helix-turn-helix domain-containing protein — MSIGNSPEDERPFEDDPQEAHLSVGRALKQARIAAGLTVDDVSNATRVRIAIVHAIEADDFAPCGGDVYARGHIRTLAKAVHLDPAPLLDQYAADHGGGRPAPTPAAPLFEAERIRPERRGPNWTAAMVAAIVAVVGFVGFTAFKGGDDGGTTQVADGTTPSTSKSPTPKSDKTTKDPKPTPSDSAIAAAPQDKVTVQISADDGKSWILAKDHNGRTLFDGLLKQGDTKTFQDSDKINLVLGDAGAIQLYVNGKKIDDDWQPGAVERLTYTKGDPQVG; from the coding sequence GTGTCCATCGGCAACTCCCCTGAAGACGAGCGTCCGTTCGAAGACGACCCGCAGGAAGCCCACCTCTCCGTCGGCCGCGCCCTCAAACAGGCGCGGATCGCGGCCGGGCTGACCGTCGACGACGTCAGCAACGCCACCAGGGTCCGCATCGCCATCGTGCACGCCATCGAGGCGGACGACTTCGCCCCCTGCGGTGGCGACGTGTACGCCCGGGGTCACATCCGGACCCTGGCCAAGGCCGTCCACCTGGATCCGGCCCCCCTTCTGGACCAGTACGCCGCCGATCACGGCGGCGGACGTCCGGCCCCGACCCCGGCCGCGCCGCTGTTCGAGGCGGAACGCATCCGTCCCGAGCGGCGCGGACCCAACTGGACCGCGGCCATGGTCGCCGCGATCGTCGCCGTGGTCGGCTTCGTGGGGTTCACCGCCTTCAAGGGCGGCGACGACGGTGGGACGACCCAGGTGGCCGACGGCACCACACCCTCCACCAGCAAGTCCCCGACGCCCAAGTCCGACAAGACCACCAAGGACCCGAAGCCCACGCCGTCCGACAGCGCCATCGCGGCGGCGCCCCAGGACAAGGTCACCGTGCAGATCAGCGCCGACGACGGCAAGAGCTGGATCCTCGCCAAGGACCACAACGGCCGGACCCTCTTCGACGGACTGCTCAAGCAGGGCGACACCAAGACCTTCCAGGACAGCGACAAGATCAACCTCGTCCTCGGTGACGCCGGTGCGATCCAGCTGTACGTGAACGGCAAGAAGATCGACGACGACTGGCAGCCCGGCGCCGTGGAACGCCTGACGTACACGAAGGGCGACCCGCAGGTCGGCTAG